A window from Zonotrichia albicollis isolate bZonAlb1 chromosome 8, bZonAlb1.hap1, whole genome shotgun sequence encodes these proteins:
- the LOC141729944 gene encoding olfactory receptor 14C36-like has product MSNSSSISHFVLLALADTRQLQLLHFCLLLGISLAALLGNGLIISTVACGHHLHTPMFFFLLNLALSDLGSICTTVPKAMHNSLWDTRNISHTGCAAQVFLIFFFFATELFLLTIMSYDRYVSICKPLHYGTLLGSRACAHMAAAAWASAFLNALMHTANTFSLPLCHGNDLGQFFCEVPQILKLSCSHFHLREHGLIVISLLFTFGCFVFIVFSYVQIFRAVLRIPSEQGRHKTFSTCLPHLAVVSLFLSTGFFVYLKPPAISSPSLDLALSVLYSVVPPALNPLIYSLRNQELKAAVRRLMTR; this is encoded by the coding sequence atgtccaacagcagctccatcagccacttcgtcctgctggcattggcagacacgcggcagctgcagctcctgcacttctgcctcttgctgggcatctccctggctgccctcctgggcaacggcctcatcatcagcactgtagcctgcggccaccacctgcacacgcccatgttcttcttcctgctcaacctggccctcagcgacctgggctccatctgcaccactgtccccaaagccatgcacaattccctctgggacaccaggaacatctcccacacaggatgtgctgcacaagtctttctgattttctttttttttgcaacagAGCTTTTCCTGCTGACCATCATGagctatgaccgctacgtgtccatctgcaaacccctgcactatgggaccctcctgggcagcagagcttgtgcccacatggcagcagctgcctgggccagtgcctttctcaatgctctcatgcacacggccaatacattttccctgcccctgtgccatggcaatgacctgggccagttcttctgtgaggtgccccagatcctcaagctctcctgctcacacttcCACCTCAGGGAACATGGGCTCATTGTGATTAGTCTTTTGTTTacatttggttgttttgtgttcattgttttctcctatgtgcagatcttcagggctgtgctgaggatcccctctgagcagggacggcacaaaaccttttccacctgcctccctcacctggctgtggtctcccttTTTCTCAGCACTGGCTTTTTTGTCTACCTGAAGCCTCCcgccatctcctccccatccctggatctggccctgtcagttctgtactcggtggtgcctccagccctgaaccccctcatctacagcctgaggaaccaggagctcaaggctgcagtgaggagacTTATGACAAGATag